The Agarilytica rhodophyticola genome has a window encoding:
- a CDS encoding BolA family protein, with product MNSEQIKSKLEAAIADSQVEVSSDGSHVQVVVVSPAFEGLNAVKKQQLVYAALQDAISSGAIHAVQMKTYTPDEWSNHHA from the coding sequence ATGAATTCAGAACAAATAAAGTCTAAGCTTGAAGCTGCTATCGCTGATAGTCAGGTTGAAGTTTCAAGTGACGGTAGCCACGTTCAAGTAGTCGTGGTAAGCCCTGCTTTTGAGGGGCTCAATGCGGTTAAGAAACAACAGCTGGTATATGCAGCTTTGCAAGACGCTATTTCTAGTGGCGCTATCCATGCGGTACAAATGAAAACATACACCCCAGATGAATGGTCTAATCATCACGCCTAA
- the murA gene encoding UDP-N-acetylglucosamine 1-carboxyvinyltransferase, with protein sequence MDKLIIQGGSCIKGEIRISGSKNSALPILAATLLASDPIQICNLPHLNDITTMLALIRCMGVDVIVDEKMSVEINPNTIKELEAPYELVKTMRASILVLGPLLSRFGEARVSFPGGCAIGSRPVDIHLRGLEAMGAEIEVDGGYIHAKAPNGLKGAHFYMETVTVGGTENLLMAAVLAKGKTVLENAAREPEVVDLAECLVAMGAKIEGIGTDHLVIEGVEKLNGCTFSVMPDRIETGTYLVAAAATGGSVTLRDTRADILEVVLLKLEEAGAEITSGEDWIRLDMHGRRPKAVNLTTAPYPAFPTDMQAQFTAMNAVAEGTSTVTETIFENRLVQTHELNRMGANISLKGNTAVVTGVEKLKSAPVMASDLRASASLVIAGMVAEGDTVVDRIYHIDRGYECIEEKLQLLGVNIRRVPG encoded by the coding sequence ATGGATAAATTGATTATTCAAGGCGGTTCATGCATCAAGGGTGAGATTAGAATTTCTGGCTCAAAGAATTCGGCACTGCCTATTTTAGCTGCGACCTTGTTAGCCAGTGACCCGATACAGATATGCAATCTACCTCATCTGAATGATATTACTACTATGCTCGCTTTGATCCGCTGCATGGGTGTTGATGTCATCGTTGATGAAAAAATGTCTGTGGAAATTAACCCCAATACCATCAAAGAACTTGAAGCGCCTTATGAGCTTGTAAAAACAATGCGTGCCTCGATTTTGGTGTTGGGGCCTCTGCTGTCAAGATTTGGTGAAGCTAGAGTCTCGTTTCCCGGTGGTTGTGCCATAGGTAGCCGACCAGTTGATATACACCTTAGGGGGCTTGAAGCTATGGGGGCGGAGATCGAAGTAGATGGCGGATATATACATGCTAAAGCTCCGAATGGCCTCAAAGGTGCCCACTTCTATATGGAAACCGTTACTGTTGGCGGTACTGAAAACCTGCTGATGGCTGCAGTACTCGCCAAAGGCAAGACGGTTTTGGAAAATGCTGCTCGCGAACCAGAAGTTGTTGATTTAGCCGAGTGTCTGGTTGCAATGGGGGCTAAAATAGAAGGAATTGGCACCGATCATCTGGTAATCGAAGGTGTTGAAAAGCTCAATGGCTGTACTTTCTCCGTCATGCCAGATCGTATCGAAACGGGCACTTACTTAGTGGCAGCGGCAGCAACAGGAGGCAGCGTTACCTTGCGTGATACCCGCGCAGATATTCTAGAAGTTGTCTTACTCAAGCTAGAAGAAGCGGGGGCTGAAATTACCTCTGGCGAAGACTGGATCCGACTGGATATGCATGGCCGGCGACCTAAAGCTGTGAACCTTACTACTGCTCCTTACCCGGCCTTTCCCACTGATATGCAAGCGCAATTCACTGCAATGAATGCTGTTGCAGAAGGCACCTCTACAGTAACGGAAACGATTTTTGAAAATAGGCTGGTACAGACTCATGAGCTCAATCGTATGGGAGCTAATATTTCACTCAAGGGAAACACTGCCGTGGTAACGGGGGTCGAAAAATTAAAAAGTGCACCCGTGATGGCCTCGGATTTACGAGCCTCTGCCAGTCTTGTTATAGCGGGTATGGTTGCCGAAGGTGATACTGTGGTCGATCGAATTTATCATATTGACCGTGGCTATGAATGTATCGAAGAAAAGCTGCAGTTATTGGGAGTTAATATTCGCCGTGTGCCTGGTTAA
- the hisG gene encoding ATP phosphoribosyltransferase, whose protein sequence is MPQLTIALTKGRILKETLPLLASAGIEPLEDIAASRKLTFETSSPDVRLLILRGSDVPTYVEFGAADVGVSGKDTLIEHGDSAFYEPLDLKISRCRLMTAGIVGKSLPAGRIRVATKYTNLAKRYYAGKGRQVDLIKLYGAMELAPLMSLADEIVDIVDTGNTLKANGLEARDTIAEISSRLIVNKASMKMKHQQIEALIDAISAAVKEREEAA, encoded by the coding sequence ATGCCTCAATTAACCATCGCGCTTACTAAAGGGCGTATTTTAAAAGAAACATTACCCTTACTGGCTTCCGCTGGGATAGAGCCGCTAGAAGATATTGCTGCTAGCCGAAAGCTAACTTTTGAAACCAGTTCTCCCGATGTGAGGTTGTTGATTCTACGGGGTAGTGATGTGCCAACCTATGTTGAATTTGGCGCGGCCGATGTCGGCGTTTCAGGTAAAGATACGCTGATCGAACATGGCGATAGTGCATTTTATGAGCCATTAGATCTGAAAATTTCTCGTTGTCGACTAATGACTGCAGGCATCGTGGGTAAAAGCCTGCCTGCTGGAAGAATTCGTGTCGCCACCAAGTATACAAATCTAGCTAAGCGTTACTATGCCGGTAAGGGCCGTCAGGTGGATTTAATTAAACTTTACGGCGCTATGGAACTCGCTCCGCTGATGTCACTGGCAGATGAAATTGTCGATATCGTCGATACAGGTAACACCTTAAAAGCTAATGGTTTGGAGGCGCGCGATACTATTGCTGAAATCAGTTCGCGACTCATTGTTAATAAAGCATCGATGAAAATGAAGCATCAGCAAATCGAGGCACTTATCGATGCTATTAGCGCGGCAGTAAAAGAACGGGAAGAGGCGGCTTAG
- the hisD gene encoding histidinol dehydrogenase yields MSDLIRMLNASDESFDRQLSDLLAWEEESNDEVVTTVKEILRDIQRRGDKALVEYTERFDRRSLNTVSDVIIEKQQVHEALQRIPVEQRAALQDAAERIASYHEHQKQASWQYTEANGTMLGQKVTPLDRVGLYAPGGKAAYPSSVLMAAIPAKVAGVEDVVLVTPTPEGKVNDIVLAAAAVAGIDRVYTIGGAQAIGALAYGTETIPKVDKIVGPGNIYVATAKREVFGRVDIDMIAGPSEILVISDGSTDPDWIAMDLFSQAEHDEQAQAILLCTDSAFAKSVYASIEKLLPTLERQDIAAVSLKSRGAIIKVDGLDNALEIANRIAPEHLELSIEQPLAAVDKIRHAGAIFIGPYTSESLGDYCAGPNHVLPTSGTARFSSPLGVYDYVKRSSLIHVSAEGADELGRIASVLARGESLEAHARAAEYRIKK; encoded by the coding sequence ATGAGCGACTTGATTCGTATGTTAAATGCCTCCGATGAGAGCTTTGATAGACAACTTTCCGATTTACTTGCTTGGGAAGAAGAAAGTAATGACGAGGTAGTGACAACAGTTAAAGAGATTTTACGTGATATTCAAAGACGTGGTGATAAAGCACTAGTCGAGTATACAGAGCGCTTTGACCGCCGCAGTTTGAATACTGTCTCAGATGTCATCATAGAAAAACAGCAGGTTCATGAGGCTCTGCAGCGGATTCCTGTTGAGCAAAGAGCTGCTTTGCAAGATGCCGCTGAGCGTATTGCAAGCTATCATGAACATCAGAAGCAAGCTTCATGGCAATATACAGAAGCTAATGGCACGATGTTGGGCCAGAAAGTAACGCCATTAGATCGTGTTGGTTTATATGCACCGGGAGGTAAAGCGGCTTATCCTTCTTCTGTGTTGATGGCGGCCATTCCTGCTAAAGTAGCCGGTGTTGAAGATGTTGTATTAGTAACCCCCACACCGGAAGGTAAGGTTAACGATATTGTTTTAGCTGCGGCAGCAGTGGCTGGTATTGATCGGGTTTATACTATTGGTGGCGCACAGGCAATTGGTGCATTGGCCTACGGCACAGAAACTATCCCTAAAGTCGATAAAATTGTTGGTCCAGGCAATATCTATGTCGCCACGGCGAAGCGGGAAGTGTTTGGCCGTGTGGATATTGATATGATCGCCGGCCCGTCAGAGATTCTTGTTATCAGCGATGGTTCTACCGATCCGGACTGGATTGCCATGGATTTATTTTCACAGGCTGAGCATGATGAGCAAGCGCAAGCGATTTTACTCTGCACCGACTCTGCATTTGCTAAGTCTGTGTATGCTAGTATTGAAAAACTTTTACCGACCCTGGAGCGTCAGGATATTGCTGCTGTGTCATTAAAAAGCCGTGGTGCAATCATCAAGGTGGACGGCCTAGATAATGCGCTAGAAATTGCCAACCGCATCGCGCCTGAGCATTTGGAATTATCTATTGAACAACCGCTGGCAGCAGTCGATAAAATTCGTCATGCAGGAGCGATCTTTATCGGGCCTTATACCTCTGAATCTTTAGGAGATTACTGTGCTGGGCCCAACCATGTCCTACCTACATCTGGCACTGCGAGGTTCTCATCTCCGCTAGGTGTCTACGATTATGTCAAACGATCTTCTCTTATTCATGTATCTGCTGAAGGTGCGGATGAGCTTGGACGAATTGCATCTGTACTTGCCCGAGGTGAATCTTTAGAGGCTCATGCGCGCGCTGCGGAATATCGAATTAAAAAATAA
- a CDS encoding lactonase family protein, translating to MNGLKFFSLVLTALLLCSCNGSGGNSDDSSASDTPENQSDIIELLVFGRKAYVLQFDKRTLKFNEAVEVSDDSVGSYGILDSQNRIYAATAGVTSNKWVENEFLQISHQRGIGDNNGYISLSKNEDKLAVSSFATGNISLFSIDKESGAIKDDSVVISRSIESRAHWVQWGPSGNNIYAIYHGEGKITRHSYDVQKGQVDLISNVVFQEDSGAATRLRHMAFHPGKPNFVYIVAEGSNEIIFTEVSELNGQFIERQRISTLPSSFTDNNTAAHIQISKDGNNLYVSNRGHDSIAVFNIDANGELSLIEHETANINRPRFFLLLDDEKLLFTANQRGGSIVATSVGLAGELDILDVSSDVVLNGSRFIAKLP from the coding sequence ATGAATGGTTTAAAATTTTTCTCTCTTGTTCTCACGGCGTTACTCTTGTGTTCTTGTAACGGTTCAGGTGGAAATTCTGACGACTCTTCAGCCAGTGATACACCTGAGAATCAATCCGATATAATAGAACTTCTAGTATTTGGGAGAAAAGCATATGTTCTTCAATTTGATAAACGCACTCTTAAATTTAATGAAGCAGTCGAAGTGTCTGATGATTCAGTAGGCTCTTATGGTATCTTAGATAGTCAAAATAGAATATATGCAGCAACAGCTGGAGTAACGAGCAATAAATGGGTCGAAAACGAGTTTCTACAAATTAGTCACCAGCGCGGTATTGGCGATAATAATGGTTATATCTCTCTTAGCAAAAATGAAGATAAATTGGCAGTGTCAAGCTTTGCTACAGGCAATATATCTCTATTTAGTATCGATAAAGAAAGCGGTGCAATCAAAGATGATTCTGTGGTGATTTCCCGAAGTATAGAATCGAGAGCTCACTGGGTTCAATGGGGACCTTCAGGAAATAATATTTATGCCATTTACCATGGCGAAGGCAAAATTACCCGACATAGTTATGATGTGCAGAAAGGGCAAGTTGATCTAATATCTAATGTTGTTTTTCAGGAGGATAGTGGTGCCGCAACTCGTTTAAGACATATGGCTTTTCATCCTGGTAAGCCAAACTTTGTGTATATCGTTGCTGAAGGAAGCAATGAAATTATTTTTACTGAAGTTTCTGAATTGAACGGTCAGTTTATTGAAAGGCAGAGGATTAGCACATTACCAAGTAGCTTTACTGATAATAATACCGCAGCTCATATACAAATTTCAAAAGACGGTAATAACCTCTACGTATCTAATCGAGGCCACGATAGTATTGCTGTTTTCAATATTGATGCTAATGGTGAACTGTCTCTTATTGAGCATGAGACGGCGAATATTAATAGGCCTCGTTTCTTCCTATTACTTGACGATGAGAAGCTGTTATTCACCGCTAATCAAAGAGGTGGAAGTATTGTCGCAACTTCTGTTGGGTTAGCTGGAGAGCTTGATATTTTGGATGTTTCCTCTGACGTTGTGTTGAATGGCTCAAGATTTATTGCCAAGTTACCCTAG
- a CDS encoding alginate export family protein has translation MKLQSIFRGIVLSSVSIAYVTSANSFTEALTQGKANGDIRIRYETVQQDNALEDANALTLRTRIGYKTGELNGFSAFTEFEDVRITAGVDDYSVPPTGFQTGEFSVVADPEVTELDQGFLQYSNGSFTAKVGRQVMVFDNHRFIGHVGWRQDRQTFDGASFNLKPNKNLSLNYNYINKRNRIFAEAADQDSNDHLLHAAYKTPIGTITGYAYLLEQDNALDTTYDTFGLRFNGQNGKWSYIAELASQSFEAGTIEADANYIMAELGYNFGPVTVKGSYELLGSDNGNYGFSTPLATLHKFNGWADLFLATPTQGLEDTAISIGGKLFQGAWIIRYHNFSTDESAPNDDLGDEVDFEYKRKFAKHYNFGLRAAFYSDADGPGGRVDTDKVWFWVGASF, from the coding sequence ATGAAACTACAAAGTATATTTCGGGGCATCGTCTTATCAAGTGTTAGTATAGCTTATGTAACAAGCGCAAATTCATTTACCGAGGCGCTTACACAAGGTAAGGCAAATGGGGATATTCGAATACGCTACGAAACAGTTCAGCAGGATAATGCTTTGGAAGATGCCAATGCTTTAACCTTACGAACTCGTATTGGATATAAAACAGGTGAACTAAATGGTTTTTCTGCCTTTACCGAGTTTGAAGACGTACGAATAACCGCTGGCGTAGATGATTACTCCGTACCACCTACAGGTTTTCAGACAGGCGAATTTTCGGTAGTTGCAGACCCTGAAGTCACTGAATTAGACCAAGGTTTTTTACAATATTCGAATGGTTCATTTACTGCGAAGGTTGGTCGACAAGTAATGGTATTTGATAACCATCGTTTTATAGGTCACGTAGGGTGGCGGCAAGACCGTCAAACTTTTGATGGCGCTTCATTTAACTTAAAGCCAAACAAAAACCTCTCACTTAATTACAATTATATCAATAAACGAAATAGAATTTTTGCTGAAGCAGCGGATCAAGATTCAAATGACCATTTGCTGCATGCAGCCTATAAGACCCCTATTGGAACCATTACAGGCTATGCATATTTACTAGAACAAGATAATGCACTTGATACCACTTATGATACCTTTGGCCTTCGTTTTAATGGCCAAAATGGAAAGTGGAGCTACATAGCTGAGCTTGCCAGTCAATCTTTTGAAGCGGGCACAATAGAAGCTGATGCAAATTATATTATGGCAGAACTCGGCTATAATTTTGGCCCTGTAACAGTAAAGGGCTCTTACGAGTTACTAGGATCTGACAACGGCAATTATGGTTTTAGCACTCCTTTGGCAACATTACATAAGTTTAATGGTTGGGCAGATTTATTTCTTGCTACCCCCACCCAAGGTCTTGAAGATACCGCGATAAGTATAGGCGGCAAATTATTTCAAGGGGCTTGGATTATTAGATACCACAACTTTTCTACTGACGAATCTGCTCCTAATGATGATCTCGGAGATGAAGTAGACTTTGAATATAAAAGAAAGTTTGCAAAACACTACAACTTTGGTTTAAGAGCTGCGTTTTATAGCGACGCTGACGGCCCTGGTGGACGAGTTGATACCGATAAAGTTTGGTTTTGGGTAGGCGCGAGTTTTTAA
- the cynS gene encoding cyanase has translation MKKIDVTEAIFLVKNERKLTWEAIADELNVGTVWITSACLGMNSMPPELAEKLCSFLDLPAGAKEALIEYPTKSWDRDIPQDPLIYRLYEVVGVYGDTLKEVIQEKFGDGIMSAIDFSMDVEKKEDPKGDRVILTMNGKFLPYKTW, from the coding sequence ATGAAAAAAATAGATGTAACCGAAGCCATATTTTTGGTAAAAAATGAAAGAAAATTAACATGGGAAGCAATTGCGGATGAGTTAAATGTAGGCACTGTGTGGATTACATCTGCTTGTTTGGGAATGAATAGCATGCCTCCTGAATTAGCTGAAAAGCTATGCTCTTTTTTAGACTTACCAGCAGGTGCGAAAGAAGCTTTAATAGAATATCCTACAAAATCTTGGGATCGGGATATTCCTCAAGATCCGCTAATCTATCGTTTATATGAAGTTGTAGGCGTTTATGGCGATACCCTAAAAGAAGTGATACAAGAAAAGTTTGGTGATGGGATTATGAGCGCTATTGATTTTTCTATGGATGTGGAAAAAAAAGAGGATCCGAAAGGCGATCGAGTAATTCTAACCATGAATGGTAAATTTTTACCTTATAAAACATGGTGA
- a CDS encoding FAD-binding oxidoreductase: protein MPTVYFHTLDDTDVLSLQLNDNESLLDGILRSGIDVPFGCKSGVCQSCLMQSNDTIPQTAQLGLRQTQIEQGFFMSCCCLPEDGFRAHMTKPKSDFVTAKVLEKELLNQDIYRIRVEKVVDYRPGQFATLWSSNGVARSYSFASHPQEDDFIEFHIKKIENGAFSQWAWNNLEQSHTLEIQGPLGDCFYTESDMNQTLLMCGIGTGLAPLYGILRDALISGHKGKITLYLGGRNSTNLYFMDNLKTLAEKFNNFSFECFVQEVVLDNQSANIQQGDIYQEVKRAYPNLEDTKVFLCGADSFVKKMKKQCFLSGASMKDISSDAFIAFKKD from the coding sequence ATGCCTACCGTATATTTTCATACTCTTGATGATACCGACGTACTATCTTTGCAATTAAATGATAATGAATCACTCCTAGATGGAATTCTACGCTCGGGCATTGATGTCCCTTTCGGTTGTAAATCGGGAGTATGTCAAAGCTGCTTAATGCAGAGTAACGATACTATTCCTCAAACAGCTCAATTAGGGCTTAGGCAGACCCAAATTGAGCAGGGGTTTTTCATGAGCTGCTGCTGTCTACCTGAAGACGGCTTTCGTGCCCATATGACTAAACCAAAGTCAGATTTTGTTACAGCAAAAGTGTTAGAAAAAGAACTATTGAACCAAGATATTTATAGGATAAGAGTTGAAAAGGTTGTCGACTACCGGCCTGGACAATTTGCAACTTTATGGAGCTCGAATGGAGTTGCGCGCAGTTACTCTTTTGCTAGTCATCCGCAAGAAGATGACTTTATCGAGTTCCATATAAAAAAAATAGAGAACGGCGCTTTCAGTCAATGGGCATGGAATAATTTAGAGCAAAGTCATACGCTAGAGATTCAAGGTCCTTTAGGTGATTGCTTTTACACAGAGTCCGACATGAATCAAACGCTTCTAATGTGTGGGATAGGCACTGGTCTCGCGCCTTTATACGGAATACTGAGAGATGCACTTATCTCTGGTCACAAAGGGAAAATAACCTTATACCTAGGAGGCAGAAATTCTACCAACTTATATTTTATGGATAATTTAAAAACCTTGGCAGAGAAATTTAACAACTTTTCCTTCGAATGTTTTGTTCAGGAAGTCGTCTTGGACAATCAGAGCGCAAACATACAGCAGGGAGATATATATCAAGAAGTTAAACGAGCCTATCCTAACTTAGAAGACACTAAAGTCTTTCTTTGTGGTGCAGATTCTTTTGTAAAAAAAATGAAAAAGCAATGCTTTCTCTCAGGAGCAAGTATGAAAGATATTTCATCAGATGCATTTATTGCATTTAAAAAAGACTAA
- a CDS encoding group I truncated hemoglobin gives MSLYNNLGGAAAIDAAVDIFYRKVLSDSRISHFFDNTDMETQHAKQKAFLTMAFGGPNNYTGVDMRKAHENMNLNEEHFDAVAECLTNTLKDLEVNENEINEVINVALSVKDDVLNR, from the coding sequence ATGTCTCTATACAATAATTTAGGCGGTGCAGCAGCTATTGATGCAGCCGTTGACATTTTCTATCGAAAAGTACTATCAGATAGCAGGATTAGTCATTTTTTTGATAACACCGACATGGAAACACAGCACGCGAAGCAAAAAGCCTTTCTCACTATGGCGTTTGGAGGGCCCAATAATTATACCGGTGTGGACATGAGAAAAGCTCATGAGAATATGAACTTAAACGAAGAACACTTTGATGCAGTGGCTGAATGCTTAACAAACACATTAAAAGACCTTGAAGTAAATGAAAATGAAATAAACGAAGTTATTAATGTTGCCTTAAGCGTCAAAGACGATGTGCTTAACAGATAA
- a CDS encoding alpha-amylase family glycosyl hydrolase, whose product MFLSAQKELKFLIQTHLEIIYPDEDIETLNKRLLEIMELEECSVKPNSHENTWSEKDAWLITYGDSINSEAATPLATLNRFAKEKLADVINGIHILPFFPYSSDDGFSVIDYSQVNDSLGDWADIENIAANFHLMSDLVINHCSSRSRWFDNFKSRKEPGKDYFVEASPDDDTSQVVRPRTSPLLREVETLDGKRHVWCTFSHDQVDLNFANPEVLCEFIKIIKLYLDRGVRIFRLDAVAFLWKQLGTPCIHLPQTHEVIRLIRSLIEHHSKDAIIITETNVPNHENLSYFGNANEAHAVYNFSLPPLLLQALVAGTSKHLKAWQMSMPPAQTGTFYFNFIASHDGIGLRPAEGLLDEHEIETLVNAMQSFGARISWRTAEGGRNKPYEMNITLFDALQGTTKGPDKWHIERFICAHAIMFALEGVPAIYIHSFLATNNYYEGVERTNHNRTINRYKWDYDELTEKLSQSFSNHAKVFDKMCGLLRIRTKQPAFHPNAVQFTLHLGDQVFGFWRQSQQRDQSIFCLHNVTDQEVRIPVSSINLISLDTWVDLISGKDFSDIRQDVILQPYQYVWITNKVY is encoded by the coding sequence ATGTTTCTTTCAGCACAAAAAGAATTAAAGTTTTTAATACAGACCCATTTAGAGATTATTTATCCAGATGAGGATATTGAAACTCTAAATAAACGTCTGCTAGAAATAATGGAGCTAGAGGAGTGTAGCGTCAAACCTAACAGTCACGAGAATACGTGGAGTGAAAAAGACGCTTGGCTGATTACCTATGGCGATAGTATTAATAGTGAAGCAGCAACACCTCTGGCAACACTAAACCGGTTTGCCAAAGAAAAATTAGCGGATGTTATTAACGGAATACACATTCTACCATTTTTCCCCTATAGTTCAGATGATGGTTTTTCTGTAATTGACTATAGCCAGGTCAACGATAGCTTAGGCGATTGGGCCGACATTGAAAACATTGCGGCTAACTTCCATTTAATGTCGGATTTGGTGATTAATCACTGTTCCAGTCGCAGCCGCTGGTTCGACAATTTTAAAAGTAGAAAAGAGCCAGGAAAAGACTACTTTGTCGAAGCCTCGCCAGACGATGACACCAGTCAAGTTGTTCGACCACGTACCTCCCCCTTATTAAGAGAGGTGGAGACGCTAGACGGTAAACGCCATGTCTGGTGTACATTTAGCCACGACCAAGTTGACTTAAACTTTGCCAACCCAGAAGTTCTATGTGAATTCATTAAAATTATTAAGCTCTATCTCGATAGGGGCGTAAGAATTTTTCGTTTGGATGCCGTCGCATTTTTATGGAAACAACTGGGTACACCTTGTATTCATTTGCCTCAAACTCACGAGGTAATACGCCTCATCCGAAGTCTTATTGAGCATCACTCCAAAGATGCAATTATTATTACCGAAACAAATGTCCCGAATCATGAAAACCTCTCCTACTTCGGGAATGCCAACGAAGCCCATGCAGTTTACAATTTTTCTTTGCCCCCCCTTCTACTTCAAGCCCTTGTTGCTGGAACTAGTAAACATTTAAAAGCTTGGCAAATGAGTATGCCTCCAGCTCAAACGGGCACATTTTACTTTAACTTCATCGCATCTCACGATGGTATTGGGTTGCGCCCAGCTGAGGGTCTACTCGATGAACACGAAATAGAAACACTCGTTAACGCCATGCAATCTTTCGGCGCACGTATTTCCTGGCGGACAGCAGAGGGCGGACGCAATAAACCCTATGAAATGAATATTACTTTGTTTGATGCTTTGCAAGGAACGACCAAAGGCCCAGATAAATGGCACATTGAACGATTTATTTGTGCCCACGCCATCATGTTTGCGCTGGAAGGCGTTCCCGCCATCTATATTCATAGCTTTTTAGCGACTAATAATTATTATGAAGGTGTCGAAAGAACAAACCATAACCGAACAATCAACCGCTACAAATGGGATTACGACGAACTTACCGAAAAACTTAGCCAAAGCTTTTCAAACCATGCAAAAGTTTTCGATAAGATGTGTGGCTTACTTAGAATAAGAACAAAACAACCTGCCTTTCACCCTAATGCAGTGCAATTTACACTGCACCTTGGCGATCAAGTTTTTGGGTTTTGGAGACAAAGCCAGCAAAGAGATCAGAGTATTTTTTGCCTTCATAATGTCACGGATCAAGAAGTTCGCATTCCGGTATCGTCGATTAACCTTATAAGCCTGGATACATGGGTAGACTTAATCAGTGGTAAGGACTTCTCCGACATTAGGCAAGATGTTATCTTGCAACCTTATCAATATGTATGGATAACAAATAAAGTGTACTAA
- a CDS encoding glycosyl transferase, translated as MTDFYQNGIITTLHNLNQRPLEEMEEELRRFSKVRPMALVLPSLYSELEGEALPNIVKHLSEVNYLSEIVIGLDMADESQYRKSLEFFRPLKQSYKVLWNDGPRLLALDKKLQDEGLAPMERGKGRNVWYCLGYALASGKAQSIALHDCDIVTYDRGLLARLIYPVANPNFNYEFCKGYYARVANGKIHGRVSRLLVTPLIRALKKTLGHSDYLEYIDSFRYPLAGEFSFRTDVINDIRIPSDWGLEIGVLSELNRNYANNRLCQADISDAYDHKHQDLSPEDAQAGLSKMSIDISKALFRKLATNGIVFSSETFRSIKATYFRIALDFIETYYNDAKMNGLDLDIHSEEQAVEMFAKNILTAGQNFLDNPMEKPFVPSWNRVISAIPNILDLLNEAVELDMQEFQS; from the coding sequence ATGACAGACTTTTATCAGAATGGGATTATCACTACCCTACACAATCTAAATCAGCGTCCTTTAGAGGAAATGGAAGAAGAACTGAGACGCTTTTCTAAAGTCAGGCCCATGGCATTAGTTCTACCATCCTTATATTCTGAGCTTGAAGGGGAGGCTTTACCTAATATTGTCAAACATTTAAGCGAAGTTAATTATCTCAGCGAAATCGTCATTGGCTTAGATATGGCTGATGAAAGTCAGTATAGAAAATCATTAGAATTTTTCCGCCCCTTAAAGCAGTCATATAAAGTACTTTGGAATGACGGTCCTCGCTTACTAGCGCTTGATAAAAAATTACAAGATGAAGGATTGGCGCCTATGGAAAGAGGTAAGGGACGTAACGTTTGGTATTGTTTAGGTTATGCCTTGGCTTCCGGTAAGGCCCAGTCTATTGCACTTCATGACTGTGATATTGTTACCTATGACAGAGGTCTGTTAGCACGACTTATTTATCCTGTTGCAAATCCTAATTTTAACTACGAATTTTGTAAAGGCTATTACGCACGAGTGGCCAATGGCAAGATTCACGGTCGAGTCAGCCGCCTATTAGTTACACCACTAATCCGAGCATTGAAAAAAACTCTCGGCCACAGTGACTACCTTGAATACATTGATAGCTTCCGCTACCCATTAGCAGGTGAGTTTTCTTTTCGAACCGATGTTATCAACGACATTCGTATCCCCAGCGATTGGGGATTAGAAATTGGTGTATTATCTGAACTCAATAGGAACTACGCCAACAATCGTTTATGCCAAGCCGATATTTCAGATGCTTATGACCACAAGCATCAAGATTTATCTCCCGAAGACGCACAAGCAGGCCTTTCTAAGATGTCTATTGACATTTCCAAAGCCTTATTCAGGAAACTTGCCACCAATGGTATAGTCTTTAGCTCCGAAACGTTCCGTTCAATTAAAGCCACCTATTTCCGCATAGCACTTGATTTTATTGAAACTTATTATAATGATGCCAAAATGAATGGCTTAGACCTGGATATCCACAGCGAAGAGCAGGCGGTAGAAATGTTCGCCAAAAATATTTTGACGGCGGGACAAAATTTTCTGGATAACCCCATGGAAAAGCCTTTCGTACCAAGTTGGAATCGTGTAATTAGCGCCATTCCCAATATTTTAGATTTATTAAACGAAGCTGTTGAGCTCGATATGCAAGAATTTCAATCGTAG